Within the Bacillus sp. FSL K6-3431 genome, the region TTGTTTTTCGATCTTATAATCATGATCTAATACCAAACTTAAAAAAAGTTCGTCGCATGTTGGAACCAGTATTGACCGAATTGAATAATCCTTAAGGACATTGTCAAAAATCTCTTGAGATTTTTTGTAGTATGATAAATCTAAATAAAATTGAGTTAGGTACTGGTTACTATGTATGGCATAATAACCTGCAACTTCAGAGTTGTAACTGATTGTATAAAATACGGAATTGAGAATGTGCTCCTCTAAAAAGGAATCAATAGGAGAACTTAATGTACTAACATATCTTTGGATTAAATCCCCAATATCACTTTGTTTACATTCTTTAAAATAAAAACCCATGTTTGGACACCTCGTATTTTTGTTGATCTCATTAGTGCTCATGCAATATATCTTATTACTCATAAAATAAAGAGAATCTATCCAATAAATCATCTAAAAGTATTAGTGTGTTATTCTATTTTAGTTTCGTGAAATGCTCTAACCTCCAAGTTAGTTGTACAATCTTACTTTACAATCTGGCCCGATTGTTGAATAGCACGACTGGCGTTTTTTAACAACTTTATTATTTGTTAAACGACTTTATTGTAAATTAAACACCTTTATTGTTACTTAACAATAGGATCATTACAAGTCCTTTTTTACGAGCTGTGCAAACAATACAGCCTTTTGCAAAGAAGGAAATTTGAAAGTAGAGATTGATAACCGATTATCAGAGCGCGTGCTTAGTTCAAAGTCCTTTCCAGATTGGTTGAACAAATTTTATGCGACAATCAATGATATGGAGTTAAAGCATGTGGGTGGAGAATCGAGTAAAGAAGCGATGAATCGGATCGTAAAAGTTGTAGAAAATATAGTAGCAAGCAATGCCAACAATACAATTATTGTTACACATGGAAATATTATGTCCTTATTATTGAATTACTATGATAAGAACTTTGGCCTTGAAAAATGGAAATGTTTAAGTAATCCTGATGTGTTTCTTTTGCGTATTTTACGAAATGATTTCCATATCCAGCGTCTATGGAAGGATAATCATTAATTAGTTACAAAAAGACCTTCAATCTTTTATTTGAAGGTCTTCTTTACAATCATTTAATATATTGGTAAATTCCAAAACTTTATTTAATAAAAACTGAATAATTCAGAAACTGAACTAATCAGTTCCT harbors:
- a CDS encoding histidine phosphatase family protein — its product is MKVEIDNRLSERVLSSKSFPDWLNKFYATINDMELKHVGGESSKEAMNRIVKVVENIVASNANNTIIVTHGNIMSLLLNYYDKNFGLEKWKCLSNPDVFLLRILRNDFHIQRLWKDNH